The Callithrix jacchus isolate 240 chromosome X, calJac240_pri, whole genome shotgun sequence genome contains a region encoding:
- the PBDC1 gene encoding protein PBDC1 isoform X2, with the protein MAATSGTDEPPDIEMAWAMRAMQHAEVYYKLISSVDPQFLKLTKVDDQIYSEFRKNFEKLKIDVLDPEELKSESAKEKWRPFCLKFNGIVEDFNYGTLLRLDCSQGYTEENTIFAPRIQFFAIEIARNREGCNKAVYISVQDKEGEKEVNNGGEKRADRGEENTKNRGEKGVDSGEEKEEGINREEKTDKGGEKGEEADKDINRSGEKAM; encoded by the exons ATGGCGGCTACCAGTGGAACTGATGAACCG CCTGACATTGAGATGGCTTGGGCCATGAGGGCAATGCAGCATGCTGAAGTCTATTACAAG CTGATTTCATCAGTTGACCCACAGTTCCTGAAACTCACCAAAGTAGATGACCAAATTTACTCTGAGTTCCGGAAAAATTTTGAGAAGCTGAAGATAGATGTATTGGACCCAGAAGAACTCAAGTCAGAATCAGCCAAAGAG AAGTGGAGGCCATTCTGCTTAAAGTTTAATGGGATTGTTGAAGACTTCAACTATGGTACTTTGCTGCGACTAGATTGTTCTCAGGGCTACACTGAAGAAAACACCAtctttg CCCCCAGGATACAATTCTTTGCCATTGAAATTGCTCGGAACCGGGAAGGCTGTAACAAAGCTGTTTATATCAGTGTTCAGgacaaagaaggagagaaagaagtcaacaatggaggagaaaaaagagcTGACAGGGGAGAAGAGAACACCAAGaatagaggagagaaaggagttgatagtggagaagaaaaagaggaaggaatcaacagagaagagaaaactgacaaaggaggagaaaaaggggaAGAAGCTGACAAAGACATCAACAGAAGTGGTGAAAAAGCTATGTAA
- the PBDC1 gene encoding protein PBDC1 isoform X3, with product MAATSGTDEPVSGELVSVAHALSLPAESYGNDPDIEMAWAMRAMQHAEVYYKLISSVDPQFLKLTKVDDQIYSEFRKNFEKLKIDVLDPEELKSESAKEPPGYNSLPLKLLGTGKAVTKLFISVFRTKKERKKSTMEEKKELTGEKRTPRIEERKELIVEKKKRKESTEKRKLTKEEKKGKKLTKTSTEVVKKLCKVYREQHSRSCVSIEPTSTTVLLAQTSLVKCKFLCNLRTLRRTSF from the exons ATGGCGGCTACCAGTGGAACTGATGAACCG GTTTCCGGGGAGTTGGTGTCTGTGGCACATGCGCTTTCCCTCCCAGCAGAGTCCTATGGCAACGAT CCTGACATTGAGATGGCTTGGGCCATGAGGGCAATGCAGCATGCTGAAGTCTATTACAAG CTGATTTCATCAGTTGACCCACAGTTCCTGAAACTCACCAAAGTAGATGACCAAATTTACTCTGAGTTCCGGAAAAATTTTGAGAAGCTGAAGATAGATGTATTGGACCCAGAAGAACTCAAGTCAGAATCAGCCAAAGAG CCCCCAGGATACAATTCTTTGCCATTGAAATTGCTCGGAACCGGGAAGGCTGTAACAAAGCTGTTTATATCAGTGTTCAGgacaaagaaggagagaaagaagtcaacaatggaggagaaaaaagagcTGACAGGGGAGAAGAGAACACCAAGaatagaggagagaaaggagttgatagtggagaagaaaaagaggaaggaatcaacagagaagagaaaactgacaaaggaggagaaaaaggggaAGAAGCTGACAAAGACATCAACAGAAGTGGTGAAAAAGCTATGTAAGGTATACAGGGAGCAGCACTCTAGAAGCTGTGTGTCAATTGAGCCTACAAGCACCACAGTGCTACTTGCACAGACCTCTTTGGTTAAATGTAAATTCTTGTGCAATTTAAGAACACTCAGGAGGACATCCTTCTAG
- the PBDC1 gene encoding protein PBDC1 isoform X1 yields the protein MAATSGTDEPVSGELVSVAHALSLPAESYGNDPDIEMAWAMRAMQHAEVYYKLISSVDPQFLKLTKVDDQIYSEFRKNFEKLKIDVLDPEELKSESAKEKWRPFCLKFNGIVEDFNYGTLLRLDCSQGYTEENTIFAPRIQFFAIEIARNREGCNKAVYISVQDKEGEKEVNNGGEKRADRGEENTKNRGEKGVDSGEEKEEGINREEKTDKGGEKGEEADKDINRSGEKAM from the exons ATGGCGGCTACCAGTGGAACTGATGAACCG GTTTCCGGGGAGTTGGTGTCTGTGGCACATGCGCTTTCCCTCCCAGCAGAGTCCTATGGCAACGAT CCTGACATTGAGATGGCTTGGGCCATGAGGGCAATGCAGCATGCTGAAGTCTATTACAAG CTGATTTCATCAGTTGACCCACAGTTCCTGAAACTCACCAAAGTAGATGACCAAATTTACTCTGAGTTCCGGAAAAATTTTGAGAAGCTGAAGATAGATGTATTGGACCCAGAAGAACTCAAGTCAGAATCAGCCAAAGAG AAGTGGAGGCCATTCTGCTTAAAGTTTAATGGGATTGTTGAAGACTTCAACTATGGTACTTTGCTGCGACTAGATTGTTCTCAGGGCTACACTGAAGAAAACACCAtctttg CCCCCAGGATACAATTCTTTGCCATTGAAATTGCTCGGAACCGGGAAGGCTGTAACAAAGCTGTTTATATCAGTGTTCAGgacaaagaaggagagaaagaagtcaacaatggaggagaaaaaagagcTGACAGGGGAGAAGAGAACACCAAGaatagaggagagaaaggagttgatagtggagaagaaaaagaggaaggaatcaacagagaagagaaaactgacaaaggaggagaaaaaggggaAGAAGCTGACAAAGACATCAACAGAAGTGGTGAAAAAGCTATGTAA